From Candidatus Omnitrophota bacterium:
GGATTTCCAAGCCGGTAAAATTATTACTGATCTTATCAAGTATTTTTGCAGCTTATTCAATAGGTTACACCTTAAGCTACATCAGGGAAACTTATTCAAAAACCGGAAAAGCGATTATTTTATTAGGCTCGATCCTTTTCGGGTCCGGGATATACTTAGTGGCCCAGATCTATCATTTTCCGGCCAATTATCCCGCCGGCGTGTTATTTTGGTCCTTGGGCATATTGCCGCTCGCCTATATCTTAAGATTAAACCCGATTTTATTTTTGAGCAGTATTTTATTGATACTGTGGAATATTTTACGTTTAACGGGACTAGATCAACCGAATTATTTTTACCTGATATTTCTTGGTTTAATTTTCTATCTTACTTATAAAGCAAAGTCCAGCCGCATAATCTTTACCAACCTCGTGGGTTTTATAATTTGGTTGATGTCTTACCTTTATTTTTGGAATCGCGGATTTGATACACATGCCAGCGTTGTAGTGCTTCTAAATCTTGGAATTTTATTTTATATTTTAGGCAGAGTCCATGAAACAAATCTTAACCTAGGCAGGCTTAAATATTCTTATAAGTTCTTAGGGATCGCTCTTATGTTTTTCAATACTTACCTTCTGACGTATGATAATGTTTATGAGGCCCATTACTCGATTCTTGGCCGTGAGTTCCCTGGAATTATGGTCGTCAATTTTGCCATCGTAAGTTTAACTTTCACGGTCTTAGCGGTATTTTCTTTTAAGAACTGGGGAAAAAATAAAATCGTCCGTTATGAATCCTGCGCCCTTTTGATCGTTATATTACTAAGCATGACGACTTTAATCTTTCCCGAAGCCTCGATGAGACACAATCATTACAGAAGCGAGGAATTTTTATTCTATCCTTTTATCTTTAATCTTGTTTTATTATTAGAAATAATCGGGGTGATCGTATTGGGTTATTTGTTTAAAGAAATCAGTTTAGTAAATTTAGGCATTTTATTTTTTGTTATTCAAATATTAACACTCTATTTTAGCGTTTTTTGGAAATTGATGCCGCGGTCGCTATTCTTTATTTGCGGAGGTTTAATCCTTTTATTGGGCGGCGGCTATTTAGAAAAGAAACGGAAAGATATCATTATTAAGATTAAATCCGGAGAAGCATCATAAATGAGCCAGAAACTTAAATTCTATATTGTTGTTGCTATGCAGATCAGTTTTATTCTAGGAATGGTTATTTTCCATCAGTTAACAATAGTATCAGGCCAAAAAATATTTTTAAAGGCTACCCCTGTAGATCCTCTGGACTTATTTCGCGGATATTATGCGCATATTAATTATGATATCTCCAGGGTTTTAATAAGCCAGATAAATATAGATAGGGAAGATCTTAGGAACGGGGAATATATTTATGCTATTTTAACTAAAAACCCGGAAGAGAAATTTTACAAAGTTAGCGCTATAAGTCATAAGAAACCTTCGCTAAAAGCAAGTGAAGTCATTGTGAGGGGCAGGATCCAATATTTTCATAATAAAACCACAAGCAAGATTTGGATGCAAACAGAAGAAGGAAAAGTAAGGGAACGCGAGGAACCATGGAAGTCATACCTTAGACCCGGTGATGAGGTAGTGATCTTTTTAGCTGAAGACGGACAAATTAGATATGTTTCCCGCAAAGAAAAAAATTTTGTACCTCCTAAGAACCAGAAAGTCGAATACGGTAAAGTAATAAGAATCGAAGAAAAGAAAGACATGGAGTTAAATATTAAATACGGTATTGAAAGTTATTTTGCCGAAGAAACAAAAACGTTGGAAATCTCGCGGGCACGAAGAGAAGCAGATCTTTATGCGGAGATTTCCTTGAGTAAAGAAGGCCGCGCCTTGATCAGTCGCATTTTCTTAAACGGCGAACCCCTCTAAATATTGTGCGTCAATGGTTATCGTCTAAACAGAAAGGACCAGCCATGGCAAAGAAAGTACTATTTTTCGTATTATTGGTAATGTTGTTAATGCCGCAATTAGCGAAGGCCGAAGGAGAGAAACCTATCCAGATAGCGGTATTCGACCCTATCCAGCTCGTCCCGGAGGATGAGTCGATAAAAGGCCTGAGCCTTAGCCTTATCTATGGCGCCAACCAGGATGTCGGCGGCATAAGCCTCGGCCTCATCAACCGCACCAAAGGGCGCGGTGTCGGCCTGCAGTGGGGCGCCGCGAATATCACGGAAGGCGATTTCAGCGGAGTGCAGTTGGGTTTTGTGAACTGGGATGAAGGATTTATGCACGGCCTCCAGTACGGGTTCCTGAACGTTTCGAAAGGCCAGTCCGCAGGAATGGAGCTGGGTATGGTTAATTATAACGAAGGATCGTTCAAGGGCCTCCAGTTCGGCGGATTTAATTATGCCAAAGAAATGCACGGCCTCCAGTTCGGATTTGTCAATTATACGAAATCCCTCGACGGCCTCCAGATAGGCCTCGCCAACTACAACGGCAATAAGAAGCCGATGGAGTTTA
This genomic window contains:
- a CDS encoding DUF2157 domain-containing protein, which encodes MKSDFKSQILKEIEDWQKEGLISAEQEKNLTSRYSLPEIASEKSALAKIITFLSIFGSILVGIGVILFFASNWRGISKPVKLLLILSSIFAAYSIGYTLSYIRETYSKTGKAIILLGSILFGSGIYLVAQIYHFPANYPAGVLFWSLGILPLAYILRLNPILFLSSILLILWNILRLTGLDQPNYFYLIFLGLIFYLTYKAKSSRIIFTNLVGFIIWLMSYLYFWNRGFDTHASVVVLLNLGILFYILGRVHETNLNLGRLKYSYKFLGIALMFFNTYLLTYDNVYEAHYSILGREFPGIMVVNFAIVSLTFTVLAVFSFKNWGKNKIVRYESCALLIVILLSMTTLIFPEASMRHNHYRSEEFLFYPFIFNLVLLLEIIGVIVLGYLFKEISLVNLGILFFVIQILTLYFSVFWKLMPRSLFFICGGLILLLGGGYLEKKRKDIIIKIKSGEAS
- a CDS encoding GDYXXLXY domain-containing protein, which produces MSQKLKFYIVVAMQISFILGMVIFHQLTIVSGQKIFLKATPVDPLDLFRGYYAHINYDISRVLISQINIDREDLRNGEYIYAILTKNPEEKFYKVSAISHKKPSLKASEVIVRGRIQYFHNKTTSKIWMQTEEGKVREREEPWKSYLRPGDEVVIFLAEDGQIRYVSRKEKNFVPPKNQKVEYGKVIRIEEKKDMELNIKYGIESYFAEETKTLEISRARREADLYAEISLSKEGRALISRIFLNGEPL